A genome region from Penaeus vannamei isolate JL-2024 chromosome 20, ASM4276789v1, whole genome shotgun sequence includes the following:
- the RpL22 gene encoding large ribosomal subunit protein eL22 isoform X3, producing MPEDKPPQKKAKSAKSAEAKAAKPAAAAAPKPKAEAAPKADKPKPAKAEGKDAKPKPAKTEGAAKPKPAKAEGKDAPKAAKPKPAKAEGGAAKPKPAKAEGKENAAPKAAKAKPVKAEGKDAAKAKPAKDAAPKAKADGKAKPKEAKATKAEAKPKTEAKPKAAAAKGDAKPKAAAAKGDAKPKAAAAKGDAKPKAAAAKGDAKPKAAAAKGDAKPKAAAAKGDAKPKAAAAKGDAKPKAAAAKGDAKPKAAAAKGDAKPKAAKGDAKPKADAKPKTKAVKRPADDKGGKAEPAAKAAKAAKTEAKPAPAKGKAKDAKPAAAGKPKTDGKAKDAKAGATKAKPKPKTEAKPSTAAKKEAAAAKDKAKTTKRVAKPKVGGKKTLTLTGKKPRPKVLSKLAKGKNIVLGKKNKMKICVDCKQPVEDGIMNIADFETFLQNKIKVAGKRNNFCNQISLERSKHKITLHSEILFAKKYLKFLTKKYLQKNSLRDWLRVVTPPLAKDTYELRYFQINNDDDEDADD from the exons ATGCCTGAG GATAAGCCTCCACAGAAGAAGGCCAAAAGTGCCAAGTCTGCCGAGGCAAAGGCTGCCAAGCCTGCAGCAGCTGCCGCACCAAAGCCCAAAGCAGAGGCAGCACCCAAGGCTGATAAACCCAAGCCAGCAAAGGCAGAGGGTAAAGACGCCAAGCCCAAACCTGCAAAGACTGAAGGTGCTGCTAAGCCCAAGCCAGCAAAGGCAGAGGGCAAGGATGCTCCTAAGGCCGCCAAGCCCAAGCCAGCAAAGGCTGAGGGTGGTGCTGCTAAGCCCAAGCCAGCAAAGGCTGAGGGCAAGGAGAATGCAGCACCCAAGGCTGCCAAGGCTAAGCCAGTAAAGGCAGAAGGTAAGGATGCTGCTAAGGCCAAGCCAGCAAAGGATGCTGCACCCAAGGCTAAGGCTGATGGTAAGGCTAAGCCCAAGGAGGCAAAGGCTACCAAAGCAGAGGCCAAGCCCAAGACTGAGGCTAAACCCAAGGCCGCTGCTGCCAAGGGTGATGCCAAGCCTAAGGCCGCTGCTGCCAAGGGTGATGCCAAGCCTAAGGCCGCTGCTGCCAAGGGTGATGCCAAGCCTAAGGCCGCTGCTGCCAAGGGTGATGCCAAGCCTAAGGCCGCTGCTGCCAAGGGTGACGCCAAGCCTAAGGCCGCTGCTGCCAAGGGTGACGCCAAGCCTAAGGCCGCTGCTGCCAAGGGTGACGCCAAGCCTAAGGCCGCTGCCGCCAAGGGTGACGCCAAGCCTAAGGCCGCTGCCGCCAAGGGTGACGCCAAGCCTAAGGCTGCAAAGGGTGATGCCAAACCCAAGGCTGATGCCAAGCCCAAAACCAAGGCTGTCAAGCGCCCAGCTGATGACAAAGGAGGCAAGGCCGAGCCTGCCGCCAAGGCTGCAAAGGCTGCCAAGACAGAAGCAAAGCCAGCTCCTGCAAAGGGCAAGGCAAAGGATGCCAAGCCAGCAGCTGCTGGAAAGCCCAAGACAGATGGCAAGGCTAAGGATGCAAAGGCAGGTGCCACCAAGGCTAAGCCTAAGCCCAAGACTGAAGCCAAGCCATCCACAGCTGCCAAGAAAGAGGCTGCTGCAGCGAAAGATAAGGCTAAGACCACCAAGCGCGTAGCCAAGCCCAAGGTTGGCGGAAAGAAGACCCTAACACTGACAGGCAAGAAGCCTAGGCCGAAAGTGCTGAGCAAGTTGGCAAAGGGCAAGAACATTGTACTTGgcaagaagaataaaatgaagatcTGCGTTGACTGCAAGCAGCCCGTAGAGGATGGCATTATGAATATTGCCGATTTT GAAACGTTCCTGCAGAACAAAATTAAGGTGGCTGGCAAGAGAAACAACTTCTGCAACCAGATTTCACTGGAACGCAGCAAACACAAGATCACACTACATTCAGAAATCCTGTTTGCAAAGAA GTACCTCAAGTTCTTGACAAAGAAGTACCTGCAAAAGAACAGTTTACGTGACTGGCTGAGAGTGGTCACTCCTCCCCTGGCGAAGGACACTTATGAGCTGCGGTACTtccaaatcaataatgatgatgatgaagatgctgatgattaA
- the RpL22 gene encoding large ribosomal subunit protein eL22 isoform X2: MTSLESLKRGVEELESRVTTLEEAVDDEALLSVKAHHILKQSERHVQELTFQDKPPQKKAKSAKSAEAKAAKPAAAAAPKPKAEAAPKADKPKPAKAEGKDAKPKPAKTEGAAKPKPAKAEGKDAPKAAKPKPAKAEGGAAKPKPAKAEGKENAAPKAAKAKPVKAEGKDAAKAKPAKDAAPKAKADGKAKPKEAKATKAEAKPKTEAKPKAAAAKGDAKPKAAAAKGDAKPKAAAAKGDAKPKAAAAKGDAKPKAAAAKGDAKPKAAAAKGDAKPKAAAAKGDAKPKAAAAKGDAKPKAAAAKGDAKPKAAKGDAKPKADAKPKTKAVKRPADDKGGKAEPAAKAAKAAKTEAKPAPAKGKAKDAKPAAAGKPKTDGKAKDAKAGATKAKPKPKTEAKPSTAAKKEAAAAKDKAKTTKRVAKPKVGGKKTLTLTGKKPRPKVLSKLAKGKNIVLGKKNKMKICVDCKQPVEDGIMNIADFETFLQNKIKVAGKRNNFCNQISLERSKHKITLHSEILFAKKYLKFLTKKYLQKNSLRDWLRVVTPPLAKDTYELRYFQINNDDDEDADD; encoded by the exons GATAAGCCTCCACAGAAGAAGGCCAAAAGTGCCAAGTCTGCCGAGGCAAAGGCTGCCAAGCCTGCAGCAGCTGCCGCACCAAAGCCCAAAGCAGAGGCAGCACCCAAGGCTGATAAACCCAAGCCAGCAAAGGCAGAGGGTAAAGACGCCAAGCCCAAACCTGCAAAGACTGAAGGTGCTGCTAAGCCCAAGCCAGCAAAGGCAGAGGGCAAGGATGCTCCTAAGGCCGCCAAGCCCAAGCCAGCAAAGGCTGAGGGTGGTGCTGCTAAGCCCAAGCCAGCAAAGGCTGAGGGCAAGGAGAATGCAGCACCCAAGGCTGCCAAGGCTAAGCCAGTAAAGGCAGAAGGTAAGGATGCTGCTAAGGCCAAGCCAGCAAAGGATGCTGCACCCAAGGCTAAGGCTGATGGTAAGGCTAAGCCCAAGGAGGCAAAGGCTACCAAAGCAGAGGCCAAGCCCAAGACTGAGGCTAAACCCAAGGCCGCTGCTGCCAAGGGTGATGCCAAGCCTAAGGCCGCTGCTGCCAAGGGTGATGCCAAGCCTAAGGCCGCTGCTGCCAAGGGTGATGCCAAGCCTAAGGCCGCTGCTGCCAAGGGTGATGCCAAGCCTAAGGCCGCTGCTGCCAAGGGTGACGCCAAGCCTAAGGCCGCTGCTGCCAAGGGTGACGCCAAGCCTAAGGCCGCTGCTGCCAAGGGTGACGCCAAGCCTAAGGCCGCTGCCGCCAAGGGTGACGCCAAGCCTAAGGCCGCTGCCGCCAAGGGTGACGCCAAGCCTAAGGCTGCAAAGGGTGATGCCAAACCCAAGGCTGATGCCAAGCCCAAAACCAAGGCTGTCAAGCGCCCAGCTGATGACAAAGGAGGCAAGGCCGAGCCTGCCGCCAAGGCTGCAAAGGCTGCCAAGACAGAAGCAAAGCCAGCTCCTGCAAAGGGCAAGGCAAAGGATGCCAAGCCAGCAGCTGCTGGAAAGCCCAAGACAGATGGCAAGGCTAAGGATGCAAAGGCAGGTGCCACCAAGGCTAAGCCTAAGCCCAAGACTGAAGCCAAGCCATCCACAGCTGCCAAGAAAGAGGCTGCTGCAGCGAAAGATAAGGCTAAGACCACCAAGCGCGTAGCCAAGCCCAAGGTTGGCGGAAAGAAGACCCTAACACTGACAGGCAAGAAGCCTAGGCCGAAAGTGCTGAGCAAGTTGGCAAAGGGCAAGAACATTGTACTTGgcaagaagaataaaatgaagatcTGCGTTGACTGCAAGCAGCCCGTAGAGGATGGCATTATGAATATTGCCGATTTT GAAACGTTCCTGCAGAACAAAATTAAGGTGGCTGGCAAGAGAAACAACTTCTGCAACCAGATTTCACTGGAACGCAGCAAACACAAGATCACACTACATTCAGAAATCCTGTTTGCAAAGAA GTACCTCAAGTTCTTGACAAAGAAGTACCTGCAAAAGAACAGTTTACGTGACTGGCTGAGAGTGGTCACTCCTCCCCTGGCGAAGGACACTTATGAGCTGCGGTACTtccaaatcaataatgatgatgatgaagatgctgatgattaA